One Ailuropoda melanoleuca isolate Jingjing chromosome 14, ASM200744v2, whole genome shotgun sequence DNA segment encodes these proteins:
- the GSKIP gene encoding GSK3B-interacting protein, whose protein sequence is METGCNPVELSSMSGFEEDAELNGFEEADMKDMKLEAEAVVNDVLFAVNNMFVSKNLRCADDVAYINVETRERNRYCLELTEAGLRVVGYAFDQVDDHLRFPYHETVYSLLDTLSPAYREAFGNALLQRLEALKRDGQS, encoded by the exons ATGGAAACAGGCTGTAATCCCGTGGAGCTGAGCAGCATGTCAGGGTTTGAAGAAGATGCAGAGCTTAATGGTTTTGAAGAAGCTGATATGAAAGACATGAAGCTAGAAGCCGAAGCAGTTGTAAATGATGTTCTCTTTGCTGTTAACAACATGTTTGTCTCAAAAAACCTGCGCTGTGCTGATGATGTGGCCTATATCAATGTGGAAACAAGAGAGAGGAACAGATACTGCCTGGAGCTCACTGAAGCAGGGCTAAGG GTGGTAGGTTATGCTTTTGACCAAGTGGATGATCACTTGCGCTTCCCCTATCATGAAACCGTCTACTCGCTGCTGGACACGCTCAGCCCTGCCTACCGGGAAGCGTTTGGAAACGCGCTTCTGCAAAGACTGGAAGCTCTGAAGAGGGATGGACAGTCGTGA